The proteins below are encoded in one region of Massilia putida:
- a CDS encoding sodium:calcium antiporter yields MLVPFVLLLLSAAAIYVSCEYFVNGVEWVGHRFGMSQTATGTVLAAFGTALPESVVTFVAVVFGHDAAHKEIGVGAALGGPLVLATIAYAVVGIAFMTVKNTQERRVVSRPARRRLLDDQRWFLAIFVCKVALGLVAFAFKPWLGVLFLLAYAAYVWREITASGETADAEELEPLKLTPRAKNPRTLWAVLQTVGALVAIFAASQLFVREIGVVGPLIGLPAQLVALLLSPIATELPETMNAVIWVRQGKSDLALANISGAMMIQATIPSALGLLFTPWMLDRTLVWAAVVTVASIVGLYWFLKHRHLSARKLAAFGALYIVFAAGVPFLM; encoded by the coding sequence ATGCTAGTCCCCTTCGTCCTCCTCCTTCTTTCGGCCGCTGCAATCTATGTGTCGTGCGAATATTTCGTCAACGGCGTGGAATGGGTGGGCCATCGCTTCGGCATGTCGCAGACCGCGACCGGGACAGTGCTTGCGGCCTTTGGTACTGCACTGCCTGAGAGCGTCGTGACTTTCGTTGCCGTCGTCTTCGGGCACGATGCGGCGCACAAGGAAATCGGTGTCGGCGCCGCCCTTGGCGGCCCCCTGGTTCTCGCAACCATTGCCTATGCCGTGGTCGGCATCGCGTTCATGACCGTCAAGAATACGCAAGAGCGCCGCGTCGTTTCACGTCCAGCAAGGCGGCGCCTACTGGACGACCAACGATGGTTCCTGGCGATTTTCGTATGTAAGGTCGCCTTGGGCCTCGTCGCGTTCGCATTCAAGCCGTGGCTTGGTGTGCTCTTCTTGCTTGCATACGCGGCCTATGTCTGGCGCGAGATAACTGCTTCAGGTGAGACAGCAGACGCCGAGGAACTTGAGCCTTTGAAACTTACACCGCGCGCCAAGAACCCGCGTACCCTGTGGGCGGTCCTGCAGACGGTTGGCGCACTGGTCGCGATCTTCGCTGCTTCCCAGTTGTTCGTGCGCGAAATCGGTGTAGTAGGACCTCTCATCGGATTGCCGGCGCAACTGGTCGCATTACTGTTGAGTCCAATCGCGACGGAGTTGCCGGAGACGATGAACGCTGTCATCTGGGTCCGGCAAGGAAAGTCCGACCTGGCACTTGCCAACATTAGCGGCGCCATGATGATCCAGGCGACTATACCAAGCGCGCTTGGCCTCCTTTTCACTCCATGGATGCTGGACCGTACGCTCGTATGGGCTGCAGTTGTGACGGTCGCGTCCATCGTCGGGCTGTACTGGTTTTTGAAGCACCGCCATTTGAGTGCCAGGAAACTCGCCGCGTTCGGGGCTCTGTACATCGTGTTCGCTGCTGGCGTCCCGTTCTTGATGTAA
- a CDS encoding Eco57I restriction-modification methylase domain-containing protein, which translates to MDTLQKDECMIIQSPATPCFEELFNLPVLVSVAAAIASTSDLTPQEQAVVQAHAAPVSSDLVKFAVDAIRAGTDPLGAAYCIVKSPKERRDTGQTFTPIEAVTGMYSWAEAQGEVARIVDPGAGSGRYVLYGLRRNANAVGVAVETDPLVALLLRANAEALGLTHRLQIHLGDYRTLELDSIDGRTLFIGNPPYVRHHDIEPHWKEWYSSSLKALGHASSQLAGLHLHFFLKTLSLAKQGDLGCFITAAEWLDVNYGQSLRDLLTNGLGGRAVFVVSPEVSVFGDAMVTACITCFAPGANTETIEFKNIASATELLDLSGGHYAEKSRAKSERSWSILLRNTDVARNEGFVSLGDFFQVRRGQVTGMNRVWVMKDNNRFGLPEEFLVPSITDAADIIHAPNNRIDDPSVLKRVVALPASFDELSDHKRGAILDFLEWARSEDADKGFVARNRKPWWRVNMTSIPQVVVTYMGRRPPVFAINTAGAGLINVAHGLYPKVALDPDALEWLVRWLNSNIRQESGRVYAGGLTKFEPSEVMRLQVPGIPMLG; encoded by the coding sequence GTGGACACTTTACAAAAAGACGAGTGCATGATTATTCAGTCACCCGCAACGCCGTGTTTTGAAGAGCTTTTCAACTTACCGGTGTTGGTGTCCGTTGCAGCAGCTATTGCAAGTACCTCTGATTTGACGCCGCAGGAACAAGCCGTTGTGCAAGCCCATGCTGCACCGGTCAGTTCCGACCTCGTAAAGTTCGCCGTCGACGCAATTCGAGCTGGCACCGATCCTCTTGGGGCGGCATATTGCATCGTCAAATCTCCCAAAGAAAGACGTGATACCGGACAGACCTTTACTCCGATCGAAGCTGTGACTGGTATGTACTCCTGGGCGGAGGCGCAGGGGGAAGTAGCGCGAATTGTTGACCCCGGAGCCGGGTCGGGTCGATACGTCTTGTATGGATTGCGTCGCAATGCCAATGCTGTCGGGGTTGCGGTCGAGACGGACCCGCTCGTTGCGCTCCTTCTTCGTGCAAATGCAGAAGCGTTGGGGCTTACCCATCGTCTGCAAATCCACTTGGGGGACTACCGAACGTTAGAGCTTGACTCCATAGACGGGCGGACCTTATTTATCGGCAACCCACCGTACGTACGACACCATGATATCGAACCGCATTGGAAGGAGTGGTACAGCAGCAGCCTTAAGGCTTTAGGGCATGCTTCGAGTCAGCTGGCAGGGTTGCATCTGCACTTCTTCTTAAAAACGCTGTCTCTTGCCAAGCAGGGTGATTTGGGGTGTTTCATTACGGCCGCCGAATGGCTTGACGTTAACTACGGTCAGTCCCTACGCGACTTGTTGACAAATGGACTAGGCGGACGTGCTGTGTTCGTAGTGTCCCCCGAGGTTTCAGTGTTTGGTGACGCGATGGTTACTGCATGCATCACTTGCTTCGCTCCAGGCGCAAACACCGAGACAATCGAATTCAAAAATATTGCTTCTGCGACCGAGTTGCTGGACTTGTCTGGAGGGCACTATGCTGAGAAGTCACGTGCAAAGTCTGAACGTTCATGGAGCATTTTGCTTCGCAATACTGATGTCGCTCGGAATGAGGGGTTTGTCAGCTTAGGAGATTTCTTCCAGGTGCGGCGGGGACAAGTAACAGGCATGAACCGCGTGTGGGTCATGAAGGATAACAACCGCTTCGGCCTGCCTGAAGAGTTTTTGGTGCCCTCGATCACGGACGCGGCCGACATCATTCATGCGCCGAACAACCGCATTGACGATCCGTCCGTGCTTAAGAGAGTCGTTGCCCTCCCCGCGTCGTTCGACGAGCTGTCCGACCACAAGCGCGGCGCCATTCTAGACTTCCTGGAATGGGCAAGGTCGGAAGACGCCGACAAAGGCTTTGTAGCCCGGAACCGAAAGCCTTGGTGGAGAGTGAACATGACAAGCATACCCCAAGTGGTTGTTACGTACATGGGGCGTCGTCCGCCGGTCTTCGCTATCAATACTGCAGGCGCCGGCCTGATCAACGTCGCCCATGGACTTTATCCCAAAGTAGCGCTCGACCCTGATGCGCTGGAATGGTTGGTAAGATGGCTGAACAGCAACATCAGGCAAGAGTCAGGCCGTGTGTATGCTGGAGGCCTGACTAAATTCGAGCCATCAGAAGTAATGCGCCTGCAAGTTCCAGGAATCCCCATGCTTGGGTAG
- a CDS encoding antitoxin VbhA family protein: MIKDEQMVFRVPSDLKAEFQQAANAIERPASQVLREFMRTFISRVNQEQPRGTDSTTIQRQDAINFGRASVALEGMTVSPEAEALQQRFVGGEISIEECIAAIKLGHQVASRD; the protein is encoded by the coding sequence ATGATTAAAGACGAGCAAATGGTTTTTCGAGTGCCGAGTGATCTAAAAGCCGAGTTCCAGCAGGCTGCCAACGCGATCGAGCGCCCGGCCTCCCAAGTGCTGCGCGAGTTCATGCGGACCTTCATATCCCGCGTCAATCAGGAACAGCCGCGCGGGACTGACTCGACGACCATACAACGACAGGATGCCATCAATTTCGGGCGCGCCTCCGTGGCCCTGGAAGGCATGACGGTATCGCCAGAGGCCGAAGCGCTGCAGCAGCGGTTTGTGGGCGGCGAGATAAGCATCGAGGAATGTATTGCTGCGATCAAGCTGGGCCATCAAGTAGCGTCCCGTGACTGA
- the dmeF gene encoding CDF family Co(II)/Ni(II) efflux transporter DmeF, giving the protein MSRFEDAAFGAGHDHIFLGAGHENNERKTWAVIALCSAMMLLEIVGGSLFGSLALVADGLHMSTHAGAMLIAALAYTYARKHASDPRFVFGTGKLGDLAGFTSAIVLAMIALLIGYEAVTRFLSPVPIHFGEAIPIAIVGLLVNIASVWLLSGDHHGHSHGHSHGHSHGLDHDDEHDHEEEAQRIVTSSGVVSLSIFEDGVPPVFRLASEAASWKVAPSALSVTTVRPNGLQQSFALADKGGYLESKDEIPEPHAFKVIVRLPDGEHTVEFEEHVHDHGDGHDAAHRDHNMRAAYIHVMADAAVSVLAIIGLVLAKEFNWLWIDPLAGVIGALVIANWSFGLMRDTGGILLDMNTDRKMADKVHNVIEDGGDKVLDLHVWRVGPGHMSALVTIVTEDLQRNPAFYHEKLNRLKGLSHLTVEVNQARGSV; this is encoded by the coding sequence ATGAGCCGTTTCGAAGACGCCGCCTTCGGCGCGGGCCACGACCACATTTTTCTGGGTGCCGGCCACGAAAACAATGAACGCAAGACGTGGGCGGTTATTGCGCTGTGCAGTGCGATGATGCTGCTCGAAATCGTCGGGGGGAGCCTGTTCGGCTCACTGGCGCTGGTCGCGGACGGCCTGCACATGTCCACCCATGCCGGGGCGATGCTGATTGCGGCGCTCGCGTACACCTATGCGCGCAAGCACGCAAGCGACCCGCGCTTCGTGTTCGGCACCGGCAAGCTCGGCGACCTGGCCGGGTTCACGAGTGCTATTGTGCTCGCGATGATTGCCCTCCTGATCGGTTACGAAGCCGTCACACGCTTCCTGTCTCCGGTGCCCATCCACTTCGGCGAGGCGATTCCGATTGCAATCGTCGGCCTGCTGGTCAACATCGCGAGCGTCTGGCTGTTGAGCGGCGACCATCATGGACACAGCCACGGTCACAGCCATGGACACAGCCACGGTCTCGACCATGATGATGAGCACGACCATGAGGAAGAAGCGCAGCGGATCGTGACGTCATCTGGGGTGGTTTCCCTGTCGATCTTCGAAGATGGCGTACCGCCCGTTTTCCGTCTTGCCTCCGAAGCCGCAAGCTGGAAGGTGGCGCCTTCGGCGCTTTCTGTCACGACGGTCCGTCCCAACGGCTTGCAACAATCCTTTGCGTTAGCGGACAAAGGCGGATACCTCGAGTCGAAGGACGAGATTCCGGAGCCGCATGCGTTCAAGGTCATCGTCCGGCTGCCGGATGGTGAACACACGGTCGAGTTCGAAGAACATGTGCACGACCACGGCGACGGTCATGATGCCGCTCACCGTGACCACAACATGCGCGCCGCTTATATCCACGTTATGGCAGACGCAGCCGTCTCGGTACTGGCCATCATCGGCCTCGTCCTTGCAAAGGAGTTCAACTGGCTGTGGATAGACCCGCTGGCTGGTGTCATCGGTGCATTGGTGATCGCAAACTGGTCATTCGGTCTGATGCGCGACACTGGCGGCATCCTCCTGGACATGAACACCGACCGTAAGATGGCTGACAAGGTGCATAACGTGATCGAGGACGGTGGAGATAAAGTGCTCGATCTGCACGTATGGCGGGTTGGCCCAGGCCACATGAGCGCGCTGGTTACTATTGTTACTGAAGACTTACAGCGCAATCCCGCTTTCTATCATGAAAAGCTCAATCGTTTAAAAGGCCTTTCTCACCTGACTGTTGAGGTCAACCAGGCGCGCGGTTCGGTATAG
- a CDS encoding XamI family restriction endonuclease, with amino-acid sequence MITPPSWTPDELAASAQIAAANFRNERLSPSAAWGGHFAEARSKFEALFTQLGDLDPRHFTDTTLAGAYREQLGEALRYLAGPPISDDDLKVIADVRSLAPNVLSRNHADVRKVFDVIECVIDEKRFPWVREERAPTPEEKSAALLASSVLLAAQRMATERRNDGKSTQEGMVRDYLRTLGFREVPTTHITTIVKGPGPGEFCAECKLGDRKADIVVRLFDTRLMPIECKVSNSSTNSVKRLNNDAAAKADFWLHEFGKQQVVPAAMLSGVFNKLNLVQAQNRGLTIFWAHDLDRLGEFIHATR; translated from the coding sequence ATGATTACTCCGCCCTCCTGGACACCTGACGAACTGGCTGCGAGCGCACAAATCGCGGCTGCAAACTTCCGAAACGAGCGACTATCCCCTTCCGCTGCTTGGGGGGGCCACTTCGCTGAGGCACGCTCGAAATTTGAAGCATTGTTCACGCAGTTGGGCGATCTGGACCCTCGGCACTTCACTGACACGACATTGGCGGGTGCCTATCGTGAACAGTTGGGCGAGGCGTTGCGTTACCTGGCAGGCCCCCCTATCTCGGACGATGACCTCAAGGTGATTGCTGACGTACGTTCGTTAGCCCCCAATGTTCTAAGCCGTAACCATGCAGATGTCCGCAAAGTCTTCGACGTTATCGAGTGTGTGATAGACGAAAAGCGCTTTCCCTGGGTGCGGGAAGAACGAGCGCCGACACCTGAAGAGAAGTCGGCTGCGCTACTGGCGTCATCGGTGCTACTGGCAGCTCAACGCATGGCAACAGAACGGAGAAACGATGGCAAGTCCACCCAAGAAGGCATGGTTCGTGACTACCTGCGTACACTGGGGTTCCGAGAGGTACCGACCACACATATAACAACTATCGTAAAGGGTCCTGGACCCGGCGAGTTTTGCGCTGAATGCAAGCTCGGGGACAGGAAAGCGGACATTGTCGTTAGGCTATTTGACACAAGGCTAATGCCGATCGAATGCAAAGTCTCGAACAGCTCCACGAACAGCGTCAAGCGGCTCAACAATGATGCCGCAGCCAAGGCAGACTTCTGGCTTCATGAGTTCGGCAAACAGCAAGTAGTGCCAGCTGCAATGCTGTCTGGTGTGTTCAACAAACTCAATCTCGTGCAAGCCCAAAATCGCGGTTTAACTATTTTTTGGGCTCATGATCTCGACCGGTTAGGCGAGTTCATTCACGCTACTCGTTGA
- a CDS encoding DUF1289 domain-containing protein, translating into MAVKSPCVELCQFDGKTGYCTGCLRTLAEAREWKKMTDHRRHHIINERARREKKLAGR; encoded by the coding sequence ATGGCCGTGAAATCGCCATGTGTCGAGCTATGCCAGTTCGACGGCAAGACCGGCTATTGCACAGGATGTCTGCGCACGCTCGCCGAAGCGCGTGAGTGGAAGAAGATGACGGATCACCGCAGGCATCACATCATCAACGAACGCGCACGGCGCGAGAAAAAGCTGGCTGGGCGATAG
- a CDS encoding IS5 family transposase, with amino-acid sequence MASKQQSDPSSPANLGGRPSALKPEHIAALHGIVLEHAQASLDEIADELDRRCGVRVCTATIRRALRAEGIVRLKAARRVSPTADKGPKRYGYTEAHRREDVPFYSTNLTDAEWELVADLFERAPGQRGTPAQYSRRELVNACSYVLRTGCAWRLLPKTFPPWQAVYKTFARWAAAGVFEQMQDRLREQWRSRIGRPSTPTAAVIDAQSNRSSPQGGESGFDAGKKVKGRKRNLVVDTLGLVLAVTVTAASVQDRDAAAAVVAQACAKAPRLEKLYTDGAYSGKCARDIEQQHHIRVEVVRRPGNGTTGTLHNAAQATVPTMEIEKGFVALPKRWVVERTHAWTERWRRTVMHHDRKLEISTAWVWLAEARMLLNRLTYQA; translated from the coding sequence ATGGCATCGAAACAGCAGTCTGATCCTTCGTCGCCAGCAAATCTTGGCGGCAGGCCGTCAGCATTGAAGCCTGAGCATATCGCAGCTTTGCACGGAATCGTGTTGGAGCACGCGCAGGCAAGCTTGGATGAAATTGCCGATGAGTTGGATCGTCGCTGCGGCGTGCGCGTTTGCACAGCAACGATCCGGCGCGCGTTACGCGCGGAAGGCATCGTACGGCTCAAGGCCGCTCGACGGGTATCTCCCACGGCCGATAAAGGCCCTAAGCGCTACGGCTACACGGAAGCGCACCGGCGCGAAGACGTTCCCTTCTACAGTACCAACTTGACTGACGCAGAATGGGAGCTGGTCGCTGATTTGTTCGAGCGGGCCCCAGGCCAACGAGGTACCCCGGCGCAGTACAGCAGGCGCGAGCTGGTCAACGCCTGTTCTTACGTCTTGCGCACGGGGTGCGCCTGGAGACTCTTGCCCAAGACATTCCCGCCTTGGCAAGCAGTCTACAAAACCTTCGCGCGCTGGGCTGCAGCAGGAGTATTCGAGCAGATGCAAGATCGGTTACGCGAGCAATGGCGCTCGCGTATCGGACGCCCAAGTACGCCGACTGCGGCCGTTATCGATGCCCAGTCCAATCGCAGCTCGCCACAGGGCGGCGAGAGCGGCTTCGATGCAGGCAAAAAGGTCAAAGGCCGAAAACGCAACCTCGTCGTCGATACATTGGGCCTGGTTCTTGCCGTGACGGTGACTGCTGCAAGCGTGCAGGATCGAGACGCCGCCGCAGCCGTTGTCGCACAGGCGTGTGCCAAAGCGCCCCGGCTCGAGAAGCTTTACACAGACGGGGCGTACAGCGGAAAGTGTGCTCGCGACATCGAGCAGCAACATCACATCCGTGTCGAAGTCGTACGGCGCCCAGGTAACGGCACGACCGGAACGCTGCACAATGCTGCACAAGCGACTGTCCCGACTATGGAAATCGAAAAAGGATTCGTGGCCTTACCGAAGCGCTGGGTCGTTGAGCGCACGCACGCGTGGACTGAGCGCTGGCGTCGTACGGTGATGCATCACGACCGAAAACTGGAAATCTCGACCGCTTGGGTCTGGCTCGCAGAGGCCCGAATGCTACTCAACAGATTGACTTATCAGGCTTAA
- a CDS encoding IS5 family transposase: MAQELLPEDLWSFIAAQLPTHGRSPKGGRPRISDRAALTGILFVLRTGIPWEYLPRELGCGSGMTCWRRLHDWMQAGVWQRVHEAVLCRLREHDQIIWDRASIDAASVPAPAGGEHTGPNPTDRGKLGCKHHVVVDQRGLPLVARISGAQVHDSRLLIPLVDAIPAVKGLSGPARKRPGKLHADRAYASRAHRTWLRQRRIMARIARYGVESRQRLGRWRWVVERTLGWLHRFRRLRIRHERRADIHQAFLSLACSLICWRYVERFC; the protein is encoded by the coding sequence ATGGCCCAAGAACTTCTCCCCGAAGACCTTTGGTCGTTTATAGCAGCTCAACTTCCGACCCACGGTCGTTCGCCAAAAGGCGGACGGCCCCGCATCAGCGATCGTGCTGCCCTAACGGGCATCTTGTTCGTCCTCAGAACTGGGATACCTTGGGAGTATCTGCCGCGTGAGCTCGGATGCGGCAGTGGAATGACGTGCTGGCGTCGCCTCCACGATTGGATGCAAGCAGGTGTCTGGCAGAGGGTCCATGAAGCGGTTTTGTGTCGCCTCCGCGAGCACGACCAAATCATATGGGATCGAGCCAGCATTGACGCTGCGAGCGTGCCTGCACCCGCCGGCGGCGAGCATACTGGCCCAAACCCGACTGATCGTGGCAAGCTCGGCTGCAAACATCACGTCGTTGTGGATCAACGCGGACTGCCCCTCGTTGCCCGAATCTCAGGTGCGCAAGTGCACGACTCGCGACTGCTCATACCCCTTGTCGATGCAATCCCGGCTGTGAAAGGGCTATCGGGCCCAGCTCGCAAACGTCCAGGTAAGCTGCACGCCGATCGAGCCTATGCTTCACGAGCGCACCGCACTTGGCTACGCCAACGAAGAATCATGGCTCGAATCGCGCGTTACGGCGTGGAATCGCGGCAGAGGCTAGGCCGATGGCGTTGGGTTGTGGAGCGAACACTTGGATGGCTTCATCGTTTCCGCCGACTGCGCATTCGCCATGAGCGACGAGCGGACATACACCAGGCGTTCCTTTCGCTTGCATGCTCACTCATCTGTTGGCGGTACGTCGAGAGGTTTTGTTAG
- a CDS encoding Fic family protein: MTDSKDALRQRLEADLTSTRIAELRLAPVQGKFDVDHLREIHRRIFQDLPSVGFPDATPGQFRPPVDAGVTWMKHRALETMSGPLFVAYSKMDDAAKQRLEEVLQNKSVDALAQLGPKDFAATFGKIYTELDYLHPFLDGNSRTLRSFTSQLAEAAGYTVNWERFSTSPQGRDALYIARDLAVNKLAKPDIEHPNSMMRIVGSMSRLQGHPELSDLLADAIRPGRSVAFERAERDQAVKAHPELAPAYDVLDAASKYMASEGWNAEKTKTALQDVKATLLAKMDAGEIVHYDQRNIEQAKSPVRTTLQQERGTHGPDLER, from the coding sequence GTGACTGATTCCAAAGACGCCCTGCGTCAGCGCCTTGAAGCTGACCTAACCAGTACGCGTATTGCGGAGCTAAGGTTAGCTCCAGTTCAGGGCAAGTTCGACGTCGACCATTTGCGCGAGATACACCGCCGGATCTTTCAGGACCTGCCCAGTGTCGGCTTTCCGGACGCGACACCTGGCCAATTCCGGCCGCCGGTCGATGCCGGCGTAACCTGGATGAAGCATCGTGCCTTGGAGACGATGAGCGGTCCACTGTTCGTAGCGTATTCCAAGATGGACGACGCAGCGAAACAGCGGCTTGAAGAGGTCTTGCAAAACAAGTCCGTCGACGCATTGGCCCAGCTCGGCCCCAAGGATTTTGCAGCCACCTTCGGCAAGATCTACACTGAACTGGACTACTTGCATCCTTTCCTGGATGGGAACAGCCGTACCCTACGGTCGTTCACCTCACAGCTCGCAGAGGCGGCCGGCTACACGGTCAATTGGGAACGCTTCTCGACATCGCCGCAGGGTCGTGACGCGCTGTACATTGCGCGCGACCTGGCGGTGAACAAGCTGGCCAAGCCCGACATCGAACACCCAAACTCGATGATGCGCATTGTCGGAAGCATGTCGCGCCTACAAGGACACCCGGAACTGAGCGATCTTCTGGCTGACGCGATCCGCCCGGGCCGATCGGTCGCCTTCGAGCGTGCGGAACGCGATCAGGCGGTCAAGGCGCATCCTGAACTGGCGCCGGCCTACGACGTGCTCGACGCGGCATCCAAGTACATGGCCAGCGAGGGATGGAACGCAGAGAAGACCAAAACAGCGCTGCAGGACGTCAAGGCGACCCTGCTAGCGAAGATGGATGCCGGCGAAATCGTGCACTATGACCAGCGCAACATCGAGCAGGCCAAAAGTCCGGTTAGGACGACGCTGCAGCAAGAACGCGGCACGCACGGTCCAGATCTTGAAAGATGA
- a CDS encoding LPD7 domain-containing protein, producing the protein MNTIEASNDPQRDTAQAKPADRPAPDAPPLRVYVKENNTYALQYETPDFQQAMKKAEQFQAKGQDILVNEKANPLAVHAKSNIHNDVDVGRKIEPIEKDGRYVRGTGETVLDSFYQKLPLNTEAFDRRVAKDAKSPDEPKAPAEAKDNDKSSAHAKSGVTLDKADPAKPAGPAVDASVVGSKADKPSPGAAEQGEPAAGKPVLKKTGYDLPEQILTSYMVRDGKYHDKESDTLRFQDHGKKLSTTVEDRATIADMVAIAAAKNWNQIELKGTDSFRQTAWLEAESRGLRTKGYEPTQHDLQQLEQLKRERGVAGDPAVSAGKADKDVKNTIEVKVDREINTPSTNSQVQSASRFPDLERVQEAAKQILTLGEGPQSAKIMNGLTPNQRAAVEVELDLAKARQAATREEILGTGTRSAGRLEAAEKADQRGTKSASANPASPNTAAEPTASRKDTPDQAQAKTDAPGEGKTPIVGRLLDHGRANYKHDPDEKQSYYVKLQTQAGERTVWGKDLERSMSDGKFKAGDGISLKLNDQQSVQVTANVRDGAGKVIGEQQVPAKRNEWEVKPAGLVVMRTLSPDEKVKVEAAFKVLDKQLSKYPEDLRREVLGRFNASVEKGDMKLPAPQVAEKSSPSRQARQPELERTR; encoded by the coding sequence ATGAACACCATCGAAGCATCGAACGATCCCCAGCGGGACACCGCGCAGGCGAAGCCGGCCGATCGACCAGCGCCTGACGCACCGCCGCTGCGGGTGTACGTGAAGGAGAACAACACGTACGCCCTGCAGTACGAAACGCCCGACTTCCAGCAGGCGATGAAGAAGGCCGAACAGTTCCAGGCCAAGGGGCAAGACATCCTGGTCAACGAGAAGGCCAATCCGCTCGCCGTGCACGCGAAGTCGAACATCCACAATGACGTCGACGTCGGCCGCAAGATCGAGCCGATCGAGAAGGACGGCCGCTATGTGCGCGGTACCGGAGAAACCGTGCTGGACAGCTTCTATCAAAAGCTGCCCCTGAACACCGAAGCCTTCGACCGTCGCGTGGCCAAGGACGCGAAATCGCCGGATGAGCCGAAAGCACCGGCAGAAGCAAAGGACAATGACAAGTCCTCGGCCCACGCAAAATCCGGCGTCACGCTCGACAAGGCAGATCCCGCCAAACCTGCCGGGCCAGCCGTCGATGCCTCGGTTGTCGGATCGAAGGCTGACAAGCCAAGCCCTGGCGCCGCCGAACAAGGCGAGCCGGCTGCCGGCAAGCCGGTACTGAAAAAAACCGGCTATGACTTGCCTGAGCAGATCCTGACGTCGTATATGGTCAGGGACGGGAAATACCACGACAAGGAGTCGGACACGCTGCGCTTCCAGGACCACGGCAAGAAGTTGTCGACTACCGTTGAAGATCGCGCCACGATCGCGGACATGGTGGCCATCGCCGCGGCTAAAAACTGGAATCAAATCGAGTTGAAAGGTACTGACTCGTTCAGACAAACGGCCTGGCTGGAGGCCGAATCGCGCGGCCTGCGTACCAAGGGCTACGAGCCTACCCAACACGACCTGCAGCAGCTGGAGCAACTCAAGCGCGAACGCGGCGTCGCCGGCGATCCGGCCGTCAGCGCTGGAAAGGCGGACAAGGACGTCAAGAACACTATCGAGGTCAAGGTAGACCGCGAGATTAATACCCCCTCGACAAATAGCCAAGTGCAGTCGGCCTCGCGCTTTCCAGACCTGGAGCGGGTTCAAGAAGCTGCAAAGCAGATATTGACCTTGGGCGAAGGTCCTCAATCCGCCAAGATCATGAACGGCTTGACACCGAACCAGAGGGCGGCGGTTGAAGTTGAGCTAGATTTGGCGAAAGCTCGGCAGGCAGCAACGCGGGAAGAAATTTTAGGTACCGGAACACGATCTGCCGGGCGCCTGGAAGCAGCAGAGAAAGCCGACCAACGCGGCACTAAGAGCGCATCGGCTAACCCAGCTAGTCCGAACACTGCAGCTGAACCAACTGCAAGCCGCAAGGACACCCCGGATCAGGCTCAAGCCAAAACAGATGCACCGGGTGAAGGCAAGACCCCGATCGTTGGACGCCTGCTCGATCATGGACGCGCGAACTACAAGCACGATCCGGACGAGAAGCAGAGTTACTACGTGAAGCTGCAGACGCAGGCAGGAGAACGAACGGTATGGGGCAAGGATCTGGAGCGCTCGATGAGCGACGGCAAGTTCAAGGCCGGGGACGGAATCTCGTTGAAGCTCAACGACCAACAGAGCGTCCAGGTGACAGCCAACGTGCGCGACGGTGCGGGCAAGGTCATTGGCGAGCAACAGGTACCTGCCAAGCGCAACGAATGGGAAGTCAAGCCGGCCGGCCTGGTCGTGATGCGGACGCTTTCACCGGACGAAAAGGTCAAGGTCGAGGCGGCCTTCAAGGTGCTGGACAAGCAGCTGTCGAAATATCCCGAAGACCTGCGCCGTGAAGTCCTTGGACGATTCAACGCCTCCGTCGAAAAGGGCGATATGAAGCTGCCCGCGCCCCAGGTAGCGGAAAAATCCTCCCCCTCAAGGCAGGCGCGACAGCCTGAGCTAGAACGTACCCGCTGA
- a CDS encoding metal/formaldehyde-sensitive transcriptional repressor codes for MSHTTREKAKLLARVRRIRGQVEAIERALESEAGCAEVLHLLAASRGAMNGLMAEVIEDHVREHVAASDLSEAARAEGASELLDVIRAYLK; via the coding sequence GTGTCTCACACAACAAGAGAAAAGGCAAAGCTGCTTGCTCGCGTACGCCGTATACGTGGGCAAGTAGAGGCGATCGAACGCGCCCTGGAGTCTGAAGCCGGGTGTGCCGAGGTTCTGCACCTGCTGGCTGCCAGCCGCGGTGCCATGAACGGCCTGATGGCCGAAGTGATCGAAGACCATGTTCGCGAACACGTCGCCGCGAGCGACCTGTCAGAAGCCGCGCGTGCGGAAGGCGCGAGCGAACTCCTCGATGTAATCCGAGCCTATCTCAAGTAG